AATACAAACTAACAATACTATTGCTACTGTTCGGTCGCTAGATTAAAAAGTTACGGTTagcttttttcaatttgaaggACCAATGGGGTGAGTTTAGGAAGGTCATTGAATGCAATGAACTATGTAATTTACAggtattttactgttcaaaCAACGGATTTCCCTCTAGCTTAAACATTCTCAGAACTCTTGAGAACCAATATTTACGCTGTAGGAGACTTTACTGTAATGGAAAAGCTATTAAAACTCGCCCGTGTCATACCCCAATTAAGATCAAGTTCCTAGTGTCACTGGTTACTCGTACATCACACAGGAGGATTACAAGATTGCTAGTTATGATTTTATGATAAGAGCTGTGAAAGTCTTATCTATAGCTTCTGAACCAAAGTTCAATTCCCATTCAAGATTGAACTGTAGTACACACACAATATATACAGTAACATGGCCGAACATGTGCTGGGGTAAGCGGTAAGGAAATAACAAACCTCATGCCTTTTACGAAGGAAAagaataaatcaaattttaaaaactttatgcaTGTTTTAAAGATTGCGGCTCATTGGCTCATCAACCAACTTATTCCGACTATGATACTGTAAACATTACAGACTATTATTTACGAAGCACTCAAAACTTGATAGCAGCTTACCAACGATTTGAGGAATTGACTTGTCACCTAGTGAAAGAAAACTCAAAATATATGTGAGTAAAAGATGTGAGAAAAACAGAGGATTTTAATAGATCCTGTGAGGTAGATTAGCAGTCAATGTAAAGCTATTTCTTGTTTACTAGTCACACAAATAAAACTCGATTCACAACATAAGTTTTTACACTTGCACTATTTGCAGTCATGCTAGGACATCTTTCTTCTAGTTTACTTGTGCCGAACAAGTTTATGTTTAGCAAGTAAATATGGACTTTGCCCCAAATGTAGAGGGCAGCcatttattataacaaaaataaatgtttactGCATGAGGTTACTACATGACCAGTCATCAGGACAGACTTGGGTTGAAATGTTGTACCACATTGTTATCGGTTTACTAGCTGTAGTATTCTCTCTAACAGCTGCCGCTAGCCGACCTCAATTCTACACTGCTGCTGTCTATGACCATGCTATCACCTTCAATACTTATAAAGCGACCAACAGATCAGCTGCCCTTGCCATAATGAGCAAAAATCTGGATATCTTAGAAGTACAGATGACTGAGGCAAAGTTGCAGGTAAATTAATACTCCTCTTCTTAGCTGAAGTTTGTGAAAGTGCTATGGTTTCAAATAGCTGTGACAGATTCCGAGTGTAATCCTTCTGGATACAACCATTCACTTTATGAATCAATTTATGCTACTTCCTTTTCCCTTTGAGTGATAAATGCAGTTTTTAAGTAAAAGCAAAGCaagttattttattcttaaaatataatgtgaagcAGAGATTCAACGTGTTGCTTGAAGCAGCTAACGAAGGCCTTTCCTATAATAGCTGTAGTTGAAGTTAATTAGCCTGCTTGTTATGttggaaataaaattgtatgaAAGGTtcacgcgtgacccggctagcccgtggttCACGAACTATGGTTCCATGGTACTGGTAGTCCTCAAGCTCACGTCATTTTTAAGATAGAAACGGCGAAAATCTGCTAGTCAAGCAAGTTTTGGAACTCACTTGCTACTAGAAAGTTCTAGAAAGTTGCTACTAGCAAGCTATTCCCTTTTAAGCATTTTCCATAGTTCAGTCGTTCTTGTTtcaatttgaaaagttttgaatGAGTCGCTATGACCTTGGACATAGaaatctttatttatttaacaaaGCGCCCGCGTAAATCCGCATTATGAGAATGTTCGCTGAAACGCTTATCATATGGTAACTAAATGTGTGGTAGACCTAAATTAATGCTGACCGCTTGTAGGGAGCTGATATATTTGTATTTCCTGAGTACGGACTGTACGGCAGCCTAGATGGAAGAGCCAGTGCAAGCATGTTCTCGGAATTTATCCCAGAGCCGTCCATTGTGACTCCTTATTGCCCAAGTCTGAACAGCTCCATTCCAGCTGGACCGGAAGTGCTTTATCGTCTGAGCAGTTTGGCTAGAGCAAACCAAATGTACCTGGCAGTAAACATGGCTGATCAGCAGCCATGTTTAGGTAAGCATTTCTACTGTCCTTCTAATGGCCACTATCAGTATAACACGGAGGTGGTGTTTAATAGAAAAGGCTGTCTCATAGCCAAGTACCACAAGCGAAATCTCTTTGAGGTAGAAAAGCTGATGTGGGATGTTCCAGAGGTTGAGTATTCTTACTTCGATACAGAGTTTGGAAGGTTTGGCTTGATGGTGTGTTTTGATGCAGTGTTCAAAGAACCAGCGATAACTCTCGTTGAGGACTATGGTGTAACTGATGTAATATTTTCTACCGCCTGGATGAACGTCTATCCTCACTACCTCTCTGTTGCCTACCATTCTGGATGGGCGAGAAACCTTGGTGTGAATTTCCTTGCTTCTAATATTCATTATCCTAAAGGTCGGTTGGTAGGGAGTGGAATTTATGGTCCTGAAGGAGTTATCGAATTTGTATTTAACACTACTAAACAATTTGGTACCCTCCTGGTAGCAGAAGTTCCAGTCGTTCAAAAAttggaagcatttgcagaaCATTCAGAGTCTCGAGTCTCTGTTCAGCTTCCTTTTCAGAATAAAACATTTTCCTTGGAAATATTTGGAGATCTTTTTACGTTTACCGCTCTCACCGGTCTAAGTGGTAACGTTGCTCTGTCCCATGGAGAGGTTCATTGTAATCTTGATTTCACCAGAACTTCTACAGCTGATGAATATGCTCTTGGAGCGTTTGATGGCATGCACACCCTTGAAGGAGAGTACTATTTCGAAATATGTTTGCTCGTGCGATGTACAGACAACTACACTGACTGTAACACATTGGTCACTAACGAAACAGTTACAGAATTTACTTTCTTTTCTCTTTTCGGTTCTATGCAGACGCAGTATGTTTTCCCTGAAGTTGTCACACCAGACACAAATTTTACTACTGACTGGATATTCACTAAGGAAGGCAGAGAAAACAAGATCACTGGTAAAAATAAGATGATTTCATCAGCTGTGCTAATGGGTCGCAACTTTGATAAAGACCCCTTTAGAAGACAGCTAACGATTAATGAGATTGCACTGACAATATTTGATGATGAGCCTGGAACGACACCGGCAGCAGGTGCTCAACACAGGATTGACATTTGTTTGCTCTTTTATGGAGTCATTCTTCTTTTAGCTATACAGAAACGTATTATATATTGAGCTGCAAAaaagcattttcatttttgtccttTATATCTAAGTGAAAAATCCTATAATTTTCAGATTATAAAAACtgaaagtgttttaaaagttcaGTAGCTTTGATGTTAATACAAACCAGTTTATGACAAAGAGATTTGGTTTTGTATTCACTACACAATATCTGTCAATTTGACCTAGAAGAAACTCGTAACTAACCCTATTGCAGTAGCTCACAGCATGACTCATGCCAATAACTATGTTTTAACCTCTCAGCTCCATCCttgtaattaattatttcgatgatgtagaGTTCAGAGTTTAAAAACCATAAAGCTTTAGAGTTAGAAAACGgacatttttttaaaagttttatagaCATTTTTTCACAGTTTCAAC
The sequence above is drawn from the Watersipora subatra chromosome 5, tzWatSuba1.1, whole genome shotgun sequence genome and encodes:
- the LOC137396421 gene encoding pantetheinase-like, translated to MLYHIVIGLLAVVFSLTAAASRPQFYTAAVYDHAITFNTYKATNRSAALAIMSKNLDILEVQMTEAKLQGADIFVFPEYGLYGSLDGRASASMFSEFIPEPSIVTPYCPSLNSSIPAGPEVLYRLSSLARANQMYLAVNMADQQPCLGKHFYCPSNGHYQYNTEVVFNRKGCLIAKYHKRNLFEVEKLMWDVPEVEYSYFDTEFGRFGLMVCFDAVFKEPAITLVEDYGVTDVIFSTAWMNVYPHYLSVAYHSGWARNLGVNFLASNIHYPKGRLVGSGIYGPEGVIEFVFNTTKQFGTLLVAEVPVVQKLEAFAEHSESRVSVQLPFQNKTFSLEIFGDLFTFTALTGLSGNVALSHGEVHCNLDFTRTSTADEYALGAFDGMHTLEGEYYFEICLLVRCTDNYTDCNTLVTNETVTEFTFFSLFGSMQTQYVFPEVVTPDTNFTTDWIFTKEGRENKITGKNKMISSAVLMGRNFDKDPFRRQLTINEIALTIFDDEPGTTPAAGAQHRIDICLLFYGVILLLAIQKRIIY